The following coding sequences lie in one Hydrogenophaga sp. PBL-H3 genomic window:
- the drmB gene encoding DUF1998 domain-containing protein has protein sequence MNELGELRPSQLIFTFGIGSLIDLPNMSALVMGLDDWDTRYCKEIEEERLVAAVQKRLGAQMSRLYLPPIKSDGMDRDPTAPAVGVPVVPFPRWLRCSLCDTLATVESGVFKLVQDPYRPDKTEYVHQGCLKSQGSRAPSARSVRFLLACREGHLTDFPWLDFVHKGNVPCRPATLTLREFGASGDASDIAVKCHSCGAERRMADAFDPDAAVACSGHHPHLRLLEAGCQEKAKAILLGSSNSWFPTALSALSVPRAVDKLSKLIEEQWAELKDTEDIDEVRLLRKKLQKFQSLIPLFTEFKDEEIWKAIETKLAGGLKDKAPADDLKLPEWLAFSQPGSAAENRDFKLRQVAPPLGFDALLGDTVLVERVREVRALLGFTRIESNADFAEATVLKDGRLTNLSRTSPKWLPASEVRGEGIFIRVREDALLAWEAKPAVQQLTQEFLASHKAWRALRKLQPLDEGFPGIRLVLLHSLSHALMRQIVLDCGYTSASVRERLYSRMPGEDGGPMAGILLYTAAPDSEGTLGGLVELGDPLTLGRHLQQALESMRLCASDPLCSEHRPDTLGRGIQGACCHACQFAPETSCERGNRYLDRSVLVNTFSARGTAFFD, from the coding sequence ATGAACGAACTTGGCGAACTGCGCCCCAGCCAGCTGATCTTTACCTTTGGCATCGGCTCTCTGATCGATTTGCCCAACATGTCGGCCTTGGTGATGGGCCTCGACGACTGGGATACCCGCTATTGCAAGGAAATCGAGGAAGAGCGCCTCGTCGCAGCGGTACAAAAGCGGCTGGGGGCACAGATGAGCAGGCTCTACTTGCCGCCCATCAAGTCGGACGGCATGGATCGCGATCCCACGGCGCCCGCGGTAGGGGTGCCAGTGGTGCCCTTCCCGCGGTGGCTTCGATGCTCACTGTGTGACACGCTGGCTACGGTTGAGTCGGGTGTCTTTAAGCTGGTCCAGGACCCGTACCGCCCTGACAAGACCGAGTACGTTCACCAAGGTTGTTTGAAGAGCCAGGGCAGTCGTGCGCCGTCGGCGAGGTCCGTCCGTTTTCTGTTGGCATGCAGGGAGGGCCACTTGACCGACTTCCCTTGGCTAGACTTCGTGCACAAGGGCAATGTACCGTGCCGGCCGGCGACACTGACGCTGAGGGAGTTCGGTGCTTCTGGCGACGCGTCGGACATCGCGGTGAAGTGCCACTCCTGTGGAGCAGAGCGACGCATGGCCGATGCGTTCGATCCCGACGCGGCGGTCGCTTGCTCGGGCCATCACCCGCATCTGAGGCTGCTCGAGGCCGGCTGCCAGGAGAAAGCCAAGGCAATCCTGCTCGGGTCATCAAACAGTTGGTTCCCAACAGCACTTTCTGCCCTATCGGTGCCCAGAGCGGTCGACAAGCTCAGCAAGCTGATCGAGGAACAATGGGCCGAGCTGAAGGACACCGAGGACATCGACGAGGTCCGGCTGCTGCGTAAGAAGCTGCAGAAATTCCAGTCTCTGATCCCGCTGTTCACGGAGTTCAAGGACGAGGAAATCTGGAAGGCCATCGAGACCAAGCTTGCGGGTGGGCTCAAGGATAAAGCGCCGGCAGACGACCTCAAGTTACCCGAGTGGCTGGCGTTTTCGCAGCCGGGCAGCGCTGCAGAGAACCGAGACTTTAAGCTGAGGCAGGTGGCGCCGCCGCTGGGGTTTGATGCCTTGTTGGGAGACACCGTCTTGGTTGAGCGTGTGCGCGAAGTCCGTGCGTTGCTGGGCTTTACCCGGATCGAATCGAACGCCGACTTTGCTGAAGCGACCGTGTTGAAGGATGGCCGGCTGACCAACCTGAGTCGTACCAGCCCCAAGTGGCTGCCCGCCTCAGAGGTGCGTGGGGAAGGGATCTTCATTCGCGTGCGCGAAGATGCGCTGTTGGCGTGGGAGGCGAAACCGGCTGTGCAGCAACTGACGCAAGAGTTCCTGGCCTCTCACAAGGCATGGAGGGCGCTGAGAAAGCTTCAACCGCTTGACGAAGGTTTTCCGGGCATCCGTCTGGTGCTGCTCCATTCGCTGTCGCATGCCTTGATGCGCCAGATCGTGCTCGACTGTGGCTACACGTCGGCCAGCGTGCGCGAACGCTTGTACTCGCGGATGCCAGGTGAAGACGGTGGGCCGATGGCCGGGATCTTGCTGTACACAGCCGCGCCGGACAGTGAAGGGACGCTTGGCGGCCTTGTCGAACTGGGGGACCCCCTCACGCTGGGCCGTCACCTGCAGCAAGCTCTTGAAAGCATGCGCCTGTGCGCATCAGACCCGCTGTGCTCAGAGCATCGTCCCGATACTCTGGGCCGCGGCATTCAGGGCGCGTGCTGCCATGCCTGCCAGTTCGCCCCGGAGACATCGTGTGAGCGCGGTAATCGGTATCTCGACAGGTCGGTGCTGGTCAACACCTTCTCCGCCCGCGGCACGGCGTTCTTTGACTGA
- the drmC gene encoding DISARM system phospholipase D-like protein DrmC: MSNEVAISVENLVRRAPPAWVISACDVLRGLPATATTEFVLQRLPTTSNANLSILVAETVFLASATMSWEALSWVLQTNSITQQRWQAQHRIELLWAGPSPASQIPARRIDQALYDLIASAKREILLVTFAAAKIGRLTDQLLNATRRGVKIRLILEFEKTSEGQLSYDALKAFPVELISVVQVYQWPVDKRERNQAGRPGKLHAKVAIVDDIVLLSSANLTDDAFNRNLEIGVVAADAKLLLSIKNYFDALVAEQTLKLLPTRA; the protein is encoded by the coding sequence GTGTCGAACGAAGTCGCAATCTCAGTCGAGAACCTCGTTCGACGCGCGCCACCAGCATGGGTCATTTCTGCCTGTGACGTGCTGCGCGGCCTTCCCGCGACCGCGACCACGGAGTTCGTTCTGCAGCGGCTCCCCACCACTTCCAACGCCAATCTCTCGATCTTGGTTGCTGAGACCGTATTCCTAGCCTCGGCCACGATGTCGTGGGAAGCGCTGAGCTGGGTTCTTCAGACCAACTCGATCACGCAGCAGCGTTGGCAGGCGCAGCACCGCATTGAACTTCTTTGGGCCGGCCCTTCGCCCGCGAGCCAGATTCCAGCCCGCCGGATAGACCAGGCCCTGTACGACCTGATCGCTAGTGCAAAACGCGAGATCCTGCTCGTCACCTTTGCCGCAGCAAAGATTGGTCGACTGACCGACCAACTGCTGAATGCAACACGGCGAGGGGTGAAGATTCGCCTGATCCTTGAGTTCGAGAAGACCTCCGAAGGACAACTAAGCTATGACGCCCTGAAAGCGTTTCCGGTGGAGCTGATCAGCGTTGTCCAGGTCTATCAATGGCCCGTCGATAAGCGCGAGCGTAACCAAGCGGGTCGACCGGGAAAGCTGCACGCCAAGGTCGCGATCGTCGATGACATCGTGCTACTTTCGAGCGCCAACCTGACAGACGACGCATTCAATCGAAACCTTGAGATTGGAGTCGTGGCGGCCGACGCCAAATTGTTGCTTTCGATCAAGAATTATTTCGATGCTCTCGTAGCGGAGCAAACATTGAAGCTGTTGCCTACGAGGGCTTGA
- a CDS encoding TIR domain-containing protein, whose product MAEPRAFISFDIDNNNDHKVLFAGQAWHSKTPFSLEDWSAKEPMPQVQWESLVKAKVNRTHFMVVLVGRHMATATGVVKEIAMARSQNVPVFGIYVDGANSTSVLPAGLARNRVISWTWDGVASAVKQMMSEGKNAK is encoded by the coding sequence ATGGCAGAACCACGGGCTTTCATCAGCTTTGACATCGACAACAACAACGACCACAAAGTTTTGTTCGCTGGGCAAGCTTGGCATTCCAAAACGCCGTTTTCTCTTGAAGACTGGTCCGCGAAAGAACCGATGCCGCAGGTGCAGTGGGAGTCCCTAGTCAAGGCGAAGGTGAACAGGACGCACTTTATGGTCGTTCTGGTGGGCCGGCACATGGCTACAGCTACAGGCGTCGTTAAAGAAATTGCTATGGCGAGAAGCCAGAACGTTCCGGTCTTTGGAATCTATGTCGATGGGGCCAACAGCACAAGCGTTCTGCCCGCTGGTTTGGCCCGCAACCGAGTCATTTCCTGGACATGGGACGGCGTCGCATCTGCGGTTAAGCAGATGATGAGCGAAGGGAAGAACGCGAAATGA
- a CDS encoding caspase family protein — MKKALVVGINYYPKVGHLHGCVNDAYAVSQVLARHMDGQLNFDVRLVTAVDSSSAVSRKALKEAVTALFTDDSEVALLYFAGHGHVEDVGGYLVTSDCEDGDDGLSLDEVLNFANESEAKNKILVLDSCYSGAAGTPKSLGDKALLSEGMTILTASSKDQYAMEENGSGVFTSLLVDALNGGAANLLGDITPGSIYAHIDQSLGAWEQRPIFKTNVKAFTSLRKVAPPIQLNDLKQITALFPKPGADFALDPSFEPQPPAPNHGVAPDPENNRKFAILQKLNRLNLVKPVGEEHMYFAAMNSKPCKLTVLGEHYWYLITKGRI, encoded by the coding sequence ATGAAAAAGGCGCTAGTTGTCGGCATCAACTATTACCCTAAGGTCGGGCACCTGCATGGCTGCGTCAATGATGCCTACGCAGTAAGCCAGGTGCTGGCCCGTCATATGGATGGGCAGCTGAACTTCGATGTGCGGCTTGTCACCGCGGTAGACTCGTCGAGCGCAGTTAGTCGCAAGGCGCTGAAGGAGGCGGTGACGGCTCTTTTCACAGACGACAGCGAGGTCGCGCTCTTGTATTTCGCCGGCCACGGCCACGTCGAAGATGTCGGCGGGTACCTCGTCACATCAGATTGCGAAGACGGGGATGACGGACTGTCGCTCGACGAAGTGCTCAACTTTGCAAACGAGTCCGAGGCCAAGAACAAGATACTGGTCCTCGACAGCTGTTACTCCGGCGCTGCGGGCACTCCCAAGTCCTTGGGCGACAAGGCGCTTCTCAGCGAAGGCATGACAATCCTGACGGCTTCTAGCAAAGACCAATATGCAATGGAAGAAAACGGTTCGGGGGTATTTACTTCCTTGCTTGTTGATGCCTTGAATGGAGGCGCCGCAAATCTGTTGGGGGACATCACCCCGGGAAGCATCTACGCGCACATAGACCAGTCGCTCGGTGCGTGGGAACAGCGACCAATCTTCAAGACTAATGTCAAGGCTTTCACTTCGCTGCGAAAGGTCGCCCCGCCGATTCAGTTGAATGACCTGAAGCAAATCACGGCTCTTTTCCCGAAGCCAGGAGCAGACTTTGCACTCGATCCGAGTTTCGAGCCACAACCGCCCGCCCCCAACCATGGCGTGGCGCCAGACCCTGAGAACAATCGAAAGTTCGCGATCCTTCAGAAACTGAACCGTTTGAACCTCGTGAAGCCGGTGGGAGAGGAGCACATGTACTTTGCCGCCATGAATTCCAAACCTTGTAAGCTTACTGTTCTAGGGGAGCACTACTGGTATCTCATTACTAAGGGCCGCATCTAG
- a CDS encoding integrase core domain-containing protein, with translation MLDGELTHKDPTQNASVELFNKTYRTEVLDCYVFDSLQKVRDMTTDWLNRYNHHRPHESLGRFPPVEYL, from the coding sequence GTGCTCGACGGAGAGTTGACTCACAAAGATCCCACCCAGAACGCATCTGTCGAACTCTTCAACAAGACCTACCGTACCGAAGTGTTGGACTGCTACGTGTTCGATTCACTGCAGAAGGTCAGAGACATGACCACCGACTGGCTTAACCGTTACAACCACCACCGACCGCATGAGTCACTGGGCCGGTTCCCTCCAGTCGAATACCTTTGA
- a CDS encoding Crp/Fnr family transcriptional regulator codes for MTQHDDPRKNQLLACLPHAEWQHWKPMLELVHLPLGKVLYESGEQMTFVCFPTSGIVSLLYVLQNGSSAEIAVVGNEGVVGVSILMGGNTTPSRAVVQSAGMGYRLSADTIKRDFDTAGPVMHLMLRYTQALLTQMCQTAVCNRHHSLDQQLCRWLLLSLDRLTGNELRMTQDLISNMLGVRREGVTEAALKLQAAGVIRYSRGRITVLDRPKLEARTCECYEVVRAEYERLLPDLVAI; via the coding sequence ATGACTCAACACGACGATCCACGCAAGAACCAACTGCTGGCTTGTTTACCCCATGCCGAATGGCAGCACTGGAAGCCCATGCTTGAGTTGGTTCACTTACCTCTGGGCAAGGTCCTATACGAATCTGGCGAGCAGATGACTTTCGTCTGTTTCCCCACGAGCGGCATCGTTTCTCTGCTGTACGTTTTGCAGAACGGATCCTCGGCTGAAATTGCGGTGGTCGGAAACGAAGGTGTCGTTGGCGTCTCGATCCTCATGGGCGGGAACACAACCCCAAGCAGAGCTGTCGTTCAGAGCGCTGGTATGGGCTACCGTCTCAGCGCCGACACCATCAAGCGTGACTTCGATACCGCTGGCCCCGTGATGCACTTGATGTTGCGTTACACGCAGGCGCTGCTCACACAGATGTGCCAGACAGCGGTGTGCAACCGCCACCACTCCCTTGATCAACAACTTTGCCGTTGGCTGCTTCTCAGCTTGGATCGCCTGACTGGCAATGAGCTGAGGATGACCCAAGATTTGATTTCAAACATGTTGGGAGTGCGGCGTGAGGGTGTGACCGAAGCGGCCCTCAAGCTGCAGGCAGCTGGAGTGATCCGCTATTCACGGGGCCGTATCACGGTGCTTGATCGCCCGAAACTTGAGGCCCGGACTTGCGAGTGCTACGAAGTGGTGCGAGCGGAGTACGAGCGCCTGCTGCCTGACCTTGTGGCAATCTGA
- the tnpC gene encoding IS66 family transposase, with protein sequence MITADHLDTLEPQQMRAALLSLMSELAERDGVIERQGQEVVFKQALIDKLTHENALLKRMKFAAQSERFSAEQKSLLDESLDEDLQAVADEIEQATPPVACRQDKQVPKRAPLPANLPRREIRHEPESTTCHTPGCGCQMKRIGEEVAEKLDYVPGVFTVERHIRGKWACAQCQTLVQVPVAPHVIDKGIPTTGLLAQVLVAKYADHLPLYRQEAIFGRAGLAIPRSTLAQWVGSCGVQLQPLVDALRNELLQQRVLHADETPVAMLKPGNGKTHRAYLWAYATGAFEHTRAVVYDFCESRAGEHARNFLGTWKGSLVCDDFSGYKALLAAGVTEVGCLAHARRKFFDLHAANQSQIAQRALEQLARIYEIEREVKEISAEQRLAVRQERTKPAMDALHEWMTLQRRKVPDGSATAKALDYSLKRWAALIRFADDGQLPVDNNWIENQIRPIAIGRNNWLFAGSLRAGQRAAAVMSLIQTARMNGHDPYAYLRDVMARLPMHRASRIDELLPHRWQLHSPIQ encoded by the coding sequence GTGATCACCGCAGACCACCTTGACACCCTGGAGCCGCAGCAGATGCGAGCGGCTCTGCTGTCGTTGATGAGTGAGCTGGCCGAGCGAGACGGCGTGATTGAGCGCCAGGGCCAGGAGGTGGTCTTCAAGCAGGCCCTGATCGACAAGCTCACGCACGAGAACGCGCTGCTAAAGCGCATGAAGTTCGCCGCGCAGTCGGAGCGCTTCAGCGCCGAGCAGAAGAGCCTGCTCGATGAATCGCTGGATGAGGACCTGCAGGCCGTGGCCGATGAGATCGAGCAGGCCACGCCGCCAGTGGCATGCCGCCAAGACAAGCAAGTCCCCAAACGCGCACCCCTGCCGGCCAACCTGCCGCGGCGCGAGATCCGCCACGAGCCCGAGTCCACGACTTGCCACACCCCGGGTTGTGGCTGCCAGATGAAGCGCATCGGCGAGGAGGTGGCCGAGAAGCTGGACTACGTGCCCGGCGTGTTCACGGTTGAGCGTCACATTCGCGGCAAATGGGCCTGCGCTCAATGCCAAACGCTCGTCCAAGTTCCCGTCGCTCCGCACGTCATCGACAAGGGCATCCCCACCACCGGGCTGCTGGCGCAGGTGCTGGTGGCCAAGTACGCCGACCACCTGCCGCTATACCGCCAGGAAGCGATCTTCGGTCGAGCAGGTCTGGCCATCCCACGCTCCACGCTGGCGCAATGGGTGGGCTCGTGTGGCGTTCAGTTGCAGCCACTGGTCGATGCCCTGAGAAACGAGCTGCTACAGCAACGCGTGCTGCATGCAGACGAGACGCCTGTGGCCATGCTCAAGCCGGGCAACGGTAAGACACACAGGGCCTACCTCTGGGCATATGCCACGGGGGCCTTCGAGCACACGAGGGCGGTAGTCTACGATTTCTGCGAGAGCCGCGCAGGCGAGCACGCGCGCAACTTCCTGGGCACTTGGAAGGGCAGTCTGGTGTGCGATGACTTCAGCGGGTACAAAGCGCTTCTGGCCGCCGGCGTCACCGAGGTGGGCTGCCTGGCGCACGCGCGGCGCAAATTCTTCGATCTGCACGCGGCAAACCAGAGCCAGATCGCCCAGAGGGCGCTGGAGCAGTTGGCCCGCATTTATGAGATCGAGCGTGAGGTCAAGGAGATCAGCGCTGAGCAGCGCCTGGCAGTTCGGCAGGAGAGAACGAAGCCTGCCATGGACGCCCTGCACGAATGGATGACGCTGCAGCGGCGCAAGGTTCCCGACGGATCGGCCACCGCCAAGGCACTGGACTACAGCCTTAAGCGCTGGGCAGCACTCATTCGGTTCGCCGATGATGGGCAACTGCCGGTTGACAACAACTGGATTGAGAACCAGATCCGGCCCATCGCAATCGGCCGCAACAACTGGCTGTTCGCTGGCAGCTTGCGCGCAGGCCAGCGGGCGGCAGCGGTGATGAGTTTGATCCAGACGGCGCGCATGAACGGGCACGACCCCTACGCCTACCTGCGCGACGTGATGGCACGCCTGCCTATGCATCGGGCAAGCCGAATTGACGAACTGCTGCCGCACCGCTGGCAGCTCCACAGCCCAATCCAATAA
- the tnpB gene encoding IS66 family insertion sequence element accessory protein TnpB (TnpB, as the term is used for proteins encoded by IS66 family insertion elements, is considered an accessory protein, since TnpC, encoded by a neighboring gene, is a DDE family transposase.) has translation MIRIDALWLSTEPLDMRAGTETALARVVAVFGAARPHHAYLFANRRANRMKVLVHDGIGVWLAARRLNRGKFVWPSDAATTATLSRTQFDALVLGLPWKNVGEGGIITVL, from the coding sequence ATGATCCGTATCGATGCACTGTGGCTCTCCACCGAGCCGCTGGACATGCGGGCTGGCACCGAGACGGCGCTGGCCCGCGTAGTGGCTGTCTTTGGCGCGGCGCGCCCACACCACGCCTACCTGTTCGCCAATCGACGGGCCAACCGCATGAAGGTGCTGGTGCACGACGGCATCGGTGTGTGGCTTGCGGCCCGGCGCCTGAACAGAGGGAAGTTCGTCTGGCCGAGCGATGCCGCCACCACCGCAACACTCAGCCGCACGCAGTTCGATGCGCTCGTGCTGGGCCTGCCGTGGAAGAACGTCGGCGAGGGCGGAATCATCACCGTGCTTTGA
- the tnpA gene encoding IS66-like element accessory protein TnpA translates to MKMMHTMANDTIAQRPKRRYYPPELKGQIVAECQVSGASVAGVALAHGINANIVHRWMREQADSLLPAPRNEFVALNLPPPVEQVPATETSSPLARAIQVEVRRSAGVVNVNWPLEDAASCAAWLRDWLR, encoded by the coding sequence ATGAAGATGATGCACACCATGGCGAACGACACGATCGCCCAACGCCCCAAGCGGCGCTACTACCCTCCAGAACTCAAAGGTCAGATCGTGGCTGAATGCCAGGTCTCTGGCGCGTCAGTGGCCGGCGTGGCGCTTGCCCACGGAATCAACGCCAACATCGTTCACCGCTGGATGCGCGAGCAAGCGGACTCCCTGCTGCCAGCGCCCCGGAATGAGTTCGTGGCGTTGAATCTGCCTCCACCAGTTGAACAGGTCCCAGCAACTGAGACCAGCTCGCCCCTGGCGCGTGCGATCCAAGTTGAGGTTCGGCGCAGTGCCGGCGTGGTGAACGTGAACTGGCCACTGGAGGATGCAGCGTCATGTGCAGCGTGGCTGCGCGACTGGCTCCGATGA
- a CDS encoding leucine-rich repeat domain-containing protein, producing MPRHIRAEAIARAMIEEVAQDGARTLSLSDLRIEVLPSDLAKLSGSLVELHLTNCHQLIELAPLASLLDLQCLNLSGCDQLSDLAPLASLTKLQTLDLSNCHQINDLAPLACVTGLKSLDLRGCHQLTDLAPLTSLTALQLMDLRSCDKLKDLAPLASLAALQSLDLSECEQLRDLAPLASLTSLQRLNLSGCTQLSDLAPLASFTNLQWLNLGGCTQLSDLGPLASLINRMRPAIPS from the coding sequence ATGCCACGACATATTCGAGCCGAAGCCATCGCACGTGCCATGATTGAGGAGGTTGCGCAAGACGGCGCAAGGACGTTGTCCCTGAGCGATTTGCGTATTGAAGTCTTGCCAAGCGACTTGGCGAAGCTTTCTGGCTCACTCGTGGAGTTGCATCTGACCAATTGCCACCAGCTTATCGAATTGGCGCCGCTTGCTTCCCTCCTCGACTTGCAGTGTCTAAACCTGAGCGGCTGCGACCAACTTAGCGATCTCGCGCCACTGGCCTCTCTCACCAAGCTGCAGACGCTTGACCTTAGCAACTGCCACCAAATAAATGATCTGGCGCCGCTGGCCTGCGTCACAGGACTGAAATCGCTGGACCTGCGCGGTTGCCACCAGCTAACTGATCTAGCGCCGCTGACTTCCCTCACAGCCTTGCAGTTGATGGACCTGCGCAGCTGTGACAAGCTCAAAGATCTGGCCCCGCTGGCATCCCTCGCAGCCCTGCAGTCGCTGGACCTGAGCGAATGCGAGCAGCTCCGCGATTTGGCGCCCCTGGCTTCCCTCACCAGCCTGCAAAGGCTGAACCTGAGCGGTTGCACCCAGCTCAGTGATCTGGCGCCCCTGGCTTCCTTCACCAACCTGCAGTGGCTGAACCTGGGCGGTTGCACCCAGTTAAGCGATCTGGGCCCGCTGGCCTCCCTCATCAACCGTATGCGTCCGGCAATCCCATCTTGA
- a CDS encoding tyrosine-type recombinase/integrase: MARPKKTDAPDTSQAIELTAGAIERLNCRADSKAQSFLRDTKVPGLRVRVTNTGAKSFVFESKLNRQTIRRTIGDVRIWSIDQARTEARALAVMLDRGQDPREIDRLQHESRRASKAQEVAREVTVGEAWTAYVAERRPHWGELHLRDHLIKASPGGEPSKRRGQTDRKTQPGPLAALMPMRLSSLDSTAIESWAAAEGKTRPSSARLAWRLLSVFLRWCAEQQQYAGIVPTQNPAKSRKAREALGKAGVKSDVLTREQLSAWFGQVRQIQNPCIAAYLQMLLLTGARPGEVLALQWADVNTQWKGISIKDKVEGTREIPLTPYVAHLLSTLPRRNEWVFSSVYALDMSPTNVRRRAEKAVHMGVDAPVGDVKMRGAGGKLSEPNTPHTRACKAAGVEGLTLHGLRRSFASLTEWLEIPAGVVAQIQGHKPSATAEKHYKRRPLDLLRVHHERIETWILEQACVKFDTQAERKNLQAVPSPDPILQLV, encoded by the coding sequence ATGGCTAGACCAAAAAAAACCGATGCACCGGATACTAGCCAGGCCATAGAACTGACTGCAGGGGCCATCGAGCGCTTGAACTGCCGCGCTGACTCCAAAGCCCAAAGCTTTCTGCGCGATACCAAAGTCCCCGGCTTGCGCGTCAGGGTTACGAACACGGGAGCCAAGTCGTTCGTATTCGAGTCAAAGCTGAATAGGCAAACCATCCGGCGCACTATTGGCGACGTTCGCATATGGAGCATCGACCAAGCGCGCACGGAAGCTCGCGCCCTGGCAGTAATGTTGGACAGGGGACAGGACCCCCGTGAGATTGATCGACTGCAACATGAGTCGCGCAGAGCATCTAAGGCACAGGAGGTGGCAAGGGAGGTAACTGTGGGAGAAGCTTGGACGGCCTATGTCGCAGAGCGCCGACCCCACTGGGGAGAGTTGCATCTGCGCGACCACCTCATCAAGGCCTCCCCAGGCGGCGAACCTTCCAAACGCCGTGGGCAGACTGACCGCAAAACGCAGCCTGGACCGCTGGCAGCGTTGATGCCAATGCGGCTCAGCTCCTTGGACAGCACCGCTATCGAAAGTTGGGCTGCAGCTGAGGGGAAAACCCGCCCGTCGTCGGCTCGACTTGCTTGGCGTTTGCTCTCAGTGTTCTTGAGGTGGTGCGCCGAACAGCAGCAGTACGCAGGTATTGTTCCGACTCAGAACCCCGCTAAAAGTCGCAAGGCCAGGGAGGCGCTTGGAAAAGCTGGTGTCAAGTCCGACGTCTTGACACGTGAACAACTGTCCGCATGGTTTGGACAGGTTCGGCAAATACAAAACCCATGCATCGCCGCTTACCTACAGATGCTGCTCTTAACCGGTGCAAGGCCAGGTGAAGTGTTGGCCTTGCAGTGGGCAGACGTAAACACGCAATGGAAAGGCATAAGCATCAAGGACAAGGTGGAAGGGACAAGGGAGATCCCGCTCACGCCCTACGTAGCTCATCTACTGTCCACCCTTCCACGTCGCAACGAGTGGGTGTTTTCCAGCGTTTACGCTCTGGACATGAGCCCCACGAATGTCAGGCGCCGCGCTGAGAAAGCCGTCCACATGGGAGTGGATGCACCTGTAGGTGATGTCAAGATGCGGGGTGCAGGCGGCAAACTGTCCGAGCCAAACACTCCGCACACTCGCGCGTGCAAAGCGGCAGGAGTTGAGGGCCTGACCCTCCACGGGCTCCGACGCTCGTTCGCGAGCCTGACAGAATGGCTGGAAATACCCGCAGGTGTGGTGGCACAGATTCAAGGCCATAAGCCCAGCGCGACTGCAGAAAAGCACTACAAGCGACGCCCCCTCGATCTGCTACGAGTTCACCACGAAAGAATTGAAACTTGGATACTGGAGCAGGCCTGCGTGAAATTCGACACCCAGGCTGAGAGAAAAAACCTGCAAGCTGTGCCTTCGCCTGACCCTATTCTTCAACTCGTTTAA
- a CDS encoding efflux RND transporter periplasmic adaptor subunit, which produces MNHRPHLLAAACLLVLPLHGTAASFDCLLEPSQTVEIRSAVEGLIHRIHVQRGDEVKAGQTVVELDAALERSALAVARFRAQADGRIAASKNRMEYAQRKTKRSDELHGGNFLSAQARDEAETERRLAEAELKEAMENQELARLELQRSMDLLNQKTLRSPFNGVVVDRMLNPGDLAEAGNGRKPILKLARMDPLRVEVVLPLATFGQLKQGTSGQVKTEAGEVYDAKVKVVDRVFDAASGTYGVQLELPNPNGKIPGGLRCRVDFPGIGSLAAAKVNSVR; this is translated from the coding sequence ATGAACCACCGCCCTCACCTGCTCGCTGCCGCCTGCCTGCTGGTCCTGCCGCTTCACGGCACCGCCGCCAGCTTCGACTGTCTGCTGGAGCCGTCGCAGACGGTGGAGATCCGCAGCGCCGTGGAGGGCCTGATCCACCGCATCCATGTGCAGCGCGGTGACGAGGTGAAAGCCGGTCAGACCGTGGTGGAACTGGACGCCGCGCTGGAGCGCTCGGCCTTGGCCGTGGCGCGCTTTCGCGCCCAGGCCGACGGGCGCATCGCCGCGTCGAAGAACCGCATGGAATACGCGCAGCGCAAGACCAAGCGCTCCGACGAACTGCACGGTGGCAACTTTCTCTCGGCGCAGGCGCGCGACGAAGCGGAGACCGAACGCAGGCTGGCCGAGGCCGAGCTCAAGGAAGCGATGGAGAACCAGGAGCTGGCGCGCCTGGAACTGCAGCGCTCGATGGACCTGCTCAACCAGAAGACCTTGCGCAGTCCGTTCAACGGCGTGGTGGTGGACCGCATGCTCAACCCCGGCGACCTCGCCGAGGCTGGCAACGGGCGCAAGCCCATCCTGAAACTGGCCCGCATGGACCCGCTGCGCGTGGAGGTGGTGCTGCCGCTGGCCACGTTTGGCCAGCTCAAGCAGGGCACCAGCGGGCAGGTGAAGACCGAAGCCGGCGAGGTGTACGACGCCAAGGTCAAGGTGGTGGACCGCGTGTTCGACGCGGCCAGTGGCACCTATGGCGTGCAGCTGGAACTGCCCAACCCCAACGGAAAGATTCCGGGTGGCCTGCGCTGCCGGGTGGACTTCCCCGGCATTGGCAGTCTGGCTGCGGCCAAGGTCAACTCGGTGCGCTGA